The DNA sequence AATTAAACCAAACCCGCACTATAGGCATGCTCATTACTGCCAGTACCAATCCGTTTTATTCGGAGCTGGTTCGCGGCGTGGAGCGCAGCTGCTTTGAGCGAGGCTACAGTCTGGTGCTGTGCAATACAGAAGGTGATGAACAGCGGATGAACCGTAATCTGGAGACGCTGATGCAAAAACGCGTCGATGGTTTACTGCTCCTGTGTACTGAAACTCATCAACCTTCTCCCGAGATTATGCAGCGCTATCCCTCTGTACCGACGGTAATGATGGACTGGGCACCGTTCGACGGCGATAGCGACCTGATTCAGGATAACTCCCTGCTGGGCGGCGATATGGCCACCCAGTATTTGATTGATAAGGGATATACCCGAATTGCCTGCATTGCGGGTCCGCTGGATAAAACACCATCGCGGCTGCGCCTGGAAGGTTATCAGGCCGCGATGACCCGAGCCGGGCTCGCGGTACCTGAAGGATATGTGATTAGCAGCGATTTTGAATTTGGCGGCGGATTTAGCGCCATGCAGAAACTGCTGGCCCTACCAGAGCTACCGCAGGCCGTGTTTGTCGGTAACGATGCGATGGCGGTGGGTGCCTATCAGGCGCTTTACCAGAGTGGCCTGCGCATCCCCCAGGACATGGCGCTGGTGGGTTATGACGACATTGAACTGGCGCGTTATATGACGCCGCCGCTGACTACTATTCATCAGCCGAAAGATGAACTGGGTGAATTAGCCATCGACGTGCTGATTCACCGCATGGCCGAGCCGGGACAAAAACAGCAGCGCGTGCAATTAACTCCTGAACTGGTAGTTCGCGGCTCAGCCTAACGTTTATGCCGCTCCTTAATCAGGTTGCGGCCATCTTTTGCTCTTAATAAGGCAAATACCAGCGCTGATACCACGGTGATTGCCCCCATAGTAATAAAGGTATAGTGAAACTGTTCGATGGTATTTGCGCTATCGAATCCTTCATAAAACCTTAGTACCGCCGCGCTCACGGCGACCCCAAGACTAATCGATAGCTGCTGGGTAACGGCCAGTATACTGTTGCCGCTGCTGGCGTTTTCATCGGTTAAATCGGCGAGCGTGATGGTGTTCATTGAGGTGAACTGGGTGGACATCGCCATCCCCAGAACGAATAGCGGCAGCAGCAGCATCCAGATCGACATGTCCGGTGATTGCAATGAAAACTGAGCGATCATCAGCCCGATAAATATCGTGACTCCAACCAGCGTTTTACGGTATCCAAACCAGCGAAGAATCTGGGTGACGGTGGATTTCGCGATAATCGAACCGATAGCCGTAGGCGCGATCATACAGCCAGCAATAATTGCCGGATAACCGAAGCCAACCTGTAACATCAGCGGCATCAGGAATGGTACGCATCCGGTACCCAGACGCGTTGCCAGGTTTCCCGCGATCCCCACAGAGAAGGTATGAGTCTTAAATAAAGAAAGCGAAATGAGCGGTGTGGGATAACGGCGAGCGTGGCGGATGTAGGCCCACATTAAAACCAGGCTCAGGGCGATTACCGCCAGAGCAATCCACGTTGCGACAATTTTCTCGCCAAACAGCTCTATTCCGCTGGAAAATAGTACCAGGCTCAGGCCAAACAGGACAAATCCGAGCGTGTCGAAGCGACGCCGGGGCGTGGTGAAATCCGGCATATATTTGCGGGCATACACAATCCCGATAATACCGATGGGAATATTAATCAGGAAAATCCAGTGCCAGCTAGCCCAGGTGACCAGAACGCCGCCGAGTACGGGACCGAGGATAGGACCGACCAGCCCTGGCATTGTAACGAAGTTAAGTACCGGCAATAATTCACTTCGCGGATAGGCACGCAGTAATGCCAGCCTCGCTACCGGCATCATCATCGCCCCGCCGATACCCTGAATGACGCGGAAGATAACCAGCTCCATCAGGGAGTTTGAAAGGGCGCAGGCGAGAGAGCCAAGAGTAAACAGGCTGACGGCAATGATAAACACTTTCCGGGTGCCGAAACGGTCGGCCAGCCAGCCGCTGACCGGAATAAGCATAGCCACCGTAAGCGTATAGCTGATGATGGCCGATTGCATCGCTAGCGGTGAACGATTAAGACTGTGGGCGATAGCTGGAAGGGCTGTGTTCAGAATGGTGGCGTCAAGCGCCTGCATAAAAAAAGCCATTGCTGCGATCCACGGCAGCCCGGCCATACTGCGGGCTTTCTTCTCGGTCATTCGATTCCCTTGCTATTTGTCTGAATGATTTGGTGTACTGAGCAACGCCTGACAGGCGCTAAGCGCTCGAGTCCCGTCATTTTCCAGAATGGCATCAACAATTGCCTGATGGAGATCCAGTTTCACCACTTCATTTTGAGTAATTGAAGTGAAGTAGGTGTGATAGACCGAATGAAATAAAGAAGCGAAAGAGGTCAGGAAAGGGTTGCCGCTCATTTCATATATATGTTCATGCCAGGCCATATCGACTTCAATCCAGCGCTCGCGCTGAAAGTTCCTCTTCAGCTCAACCATTTCTTTCATCAAGGCGTTGAGCTGGGCTTTTTGTTCCTGGGTACCCGTTATTGCCGCCAGAAAACAGGCTTGGGGCTCAAGACTGCCACGCATAACAAGAAAATGGCTGACTACCTCTGAGAAGTTATCTTCTGTTAACCACCAGGCGAGGAGTTCTTTATCGAGAAAGTTCCAGCTGCTGCGCGGCATTACCCGCGTTCCGATTCGTGGTCGAGGTAAAAGCATACCTTTTGCCGCTAGCGTTTTTACCGCTTCACGCACGGCGGTACGGCTTACGCCAAACTGCTCACCCAGCTCCATCTCTCCTGGAAGGATACTTTCTGGCTGATATTCACCGGTCAGAATTTTTTGAGCCAGTTTCTCCGCTAATACCCAGGAGATATTCTTTTGTGCCGCCAACTGCTGTGCGCTTAAAGACATAAATGCCGTTCCTTTCTCGTTTTTACCTTATCAGTATGCCATCTGGCGGCTCACTTCGTTGGTTAAAACGGCAAAACGCCGGTTTTTTGCTACATTACACGCCGTGATGATGAAAAAAGAGGCGGTTGAAAAGTTTTTTGAAATTTCCCCTTGTCACGTCAGAATTACTCCCTATAATGCGCTCCCACTGACACGGAACAACGGCACGCAAGCCGCCGGGTCAGCGGGATTCAGCGATGAATGCCGGCAGAGAAAAGCGAAATTAAACGCTTGACTCTGCATGAGGAAACCGTATTATACGGGACCTCGCAACGGTGAGCGAAAGCCGCGTTGCACTGCTCTTTAACAATTTATCAGACAATCTGTGTGGGCACTCAAAGTGACATGGATTCTTAACGTCTTCGGACGAAAAATGAATACCAAGTCTCAAAGAGTGAACACGTAATTCATTACGAAGTTTAATTCTACGAGCATCAAACTTAAATTGAAGAGTTTGATCATGGCTCAGATTGAACGCTGGCGGCAGGCCTAACACATGCAAGTCGAACGGTAGCACAGAGAGCTTGCTCTCGGGTGACGAGTGGCGGACGGGTGAGTAATGTCTGGGAAACTGCCTGATGGAGGGGGATAACTACTGGAAACGGTAGCTAATACCGCATAACGTCGCAAGACCAAAGAGGGGGACCTTCGGGCCTCTTGCCATCAGATGTGCCCAGATGGGATTAGCTAGTAGGTGAGGTAACGGCTCACCTAGGCGACGATCCCTAGCTGGTCTGAGAGGATGACCAGCCACACTGGAACTGAGACACGGTCCAGACTCCTACGGGAGGCAGCAGTGGGGAATATTGCACAATGGGCGCAAGCCTGATGCAGCCATGCCGCGTGTATGAAGAAGGCCTTCGGGTTGTAAAGTACTTTCAGCGGGGAGGAAGGTGTTGTGGTTAATAACCGCAGCAATTGACGTTACCCGCAGAAGAAGCACCGGCTAACTCCGTGCCAGCAGCCGCGGTAATACGGAGGGTGCAAGCGTTAATCGGAATTACTGGGCGTAAAGCGCACGCAGGCGGTCTGTCAAGTCGGATGTGAAATCCCCGGGCTCAACCTGGGAACTGCATTCGAAACTGGCAGGCTGGAGTCTTGTAGAGGGGGGTAGAATTCCAGGTGTAGCGGTGAAATGCGTAGAGATCTGGAGGAATACCGGTGGCGAAGGCGGCCCCCTGGACAAAGACTGACGCTCAGGTGCGAAAGCGTGGGGAGCAAACAGGATTAGATACCCTGGTAGTCCACGCTGTAAACGATGTCGACTTGGAGGTTGTTCCCTTGAGGAGTGGCTTCCGGAGCTAACGCGTTAAGTCGACCGCCTGGGGAGTACGGCCGCAAGGTTAAAACTCAAATGAATTGACGGGGGCCCGCACAAGCGGTGGAGCATGTGGTTTAATTCGATGCAACGCGAAGAACCTTACCTGGTCTTGACATCCACAGAAGTTTTCAGAGATGAGAACGTGCCTTCGGGAACTGTGAGACAGGTGCTGCATGGCTGTCGTCAGCTCGTGTTGTGAAATGTTGGGTTAAGTCCCGCAACGAGCGCAACCCTTATCCTTTGTTGCCAGCGGTCCGGCCGGGAACTCAAAGGAGACTGCCAGTGATAAACTGGAGGAAGGTGGGGATGACGTCAAGTCATCATGGCCCTTACGACCAGGGCTACACACGTGCTACAATGGCATATACAAAGAGAAGCGACCTCGCGAGAGCAAGCGGACCTCATAAAGTATGTCGTAGTCCGGATTGGAGTCTGCAACTCGACTCCATGAAGTCGGAATCGCTAGTAATCGTGGATCAGAATGCCACGGTGAATACGTTCCCGGGCCTTGTACACACCGCCCGTCACACCATGGGAGTGGGTTGCAAAAGAAGTAGGTAGCTTAACCTTCGGGAGGGCGCTTACCACTTTGTGATTCATGACTGGGGTGAAGTCGTAACAAGGTAACCGTAGGGGAACCTGCGGTTGGATCACCTCCTTACCTGAAAGAACCTGCCTTTGTAGTGCTCACACAGATTGTCTGATGAAAAATAAGCAGTAAGAAAATCTCTGCAGGCTTGTAGCTCAGGTGGTTAGAGCGCACCCCTGATAAGGGTGAGGTCGGTGGTTCAAGTCCACTCAGGCCTACCAAATTCGTCTCCGTGCTTTGTTGTGGCAAAGCTCGCATACTTCAGTATGCTTCGCTTCACCACGCCGCGCCCGAAAACGAATTAAGGTTGATGAGATTTTAACTACGATGGGGCTATAGCTCAGCTGGGAGAGCGCCTGCTTTGCACGCAGGAGGTCTGCGGTTCGATCCCGCATAGCTCCACCATCATTACTGCAAAAAACAAGAAAACTTCAGAGTGTACCTGAAAAGGTTCACTGCGAAGTTTTGCTCTTTAAAAATCTGGATCAAGCTGAAAATTGAAACGACACACAGTTAAAGTGTGTTCGAGTCTCTCAAATTTTCGCAATCAGAAGTGAAACATCTTCGGGTTGTGAGGTTAAGCGACTAAGCGTACACGGTGGATGCCCTGGCAGTCAGAGGCGATGAAGGACGTGCTAATCTGCGAAAAGCGTCGGTAAGGTGATATGAACCGTTATAACCGGCGATGTCCGAATGGGGAAACCCAGTGCAATTCGTTGCACTATCGTTTGATGAATACATAGTCAAACGAGGCGAACCGGGGGAACTGAAACATCTAAGTACCCCGAGGAAAAGAAATCAACCGAGATTCCCCCAGTAGCGGCGAGCGAACGGGGAGCAGCCCGGAGTCTGAATCAGCGTGTGTGTTAGTGGAACGGTCTGGAAAGTCCGACGGTACAGGGTGATAGTCCCGTACACCAAAATGCACATGCTGTGAACTCGAAGAGTAGGGCGGGACACGTGGTATCCTGTCTGAATATGGGGGGACCATCCTCCAAGGCTAAATACTCCTGACTGACCGATAGTGAACCAGTACCGTGAGGGAAAGGCGAAAAGAACCCCGGCGAGGGGAGTGAAAAAGAACCTGAAACCGTGTACGTACAAGCAGTAGGAGCCTCCATGTGGGGTGACTGCGTACCTTTTGTATAATGGGTCAGCGACTTATATTCTGTAGCAAGGTTAACCGTATAGGGGAGCCGCAGGGAAACCGAGTCTTAACTGGGCGTTAAGTTGCAGGGTATAGACCCGAAACCCGGTGATCTAGCCATGGGCAGGTTGAAGGTTGGGTAACACTAACTGGAGGACCGAACCGACTAATGTTGAAAAATTAGCGGATGACTTGTGGCTGGGGGTGAAAGGCCAATCAAACCGGGAGATAGCTGGTTCTCCCCGAAAGCTATTTAGGTAGCGCCTCGTGAACTCATCTTCGGGGGTAGAGCACTGTTTCGGCTAGGGGGTCATCCCGACTTACCAACCCGATGCAAACTACGAATACCGAAGAATGTTATCACGGGAGACACACGGCGGGTGCTAACGTCCGTCGTGAAGAGGGAAACAACCCAGACCGCCAGCTAAGGTCCCAAAGTCATGGTTAAGTGGGAAACGATGTGGGAAGGCCCAGACAGCCAGGATGTTGGCTTAGAAGCAGCCATCATTTAAAGAAAGCGTAATAGCTCACTGGTCGAGTCGGCCTGCGCGGAAGATGTAACGGGGCTAAACCATGCACCGAAGCTGCGGCAGCGACACGATGTGTTGTTGGGTAGGGGAGCGTTCTGTAAGCCGTTGAAGGTGGCCTGTGAGGGCTGCTGGAGGTATCAGAAGTGCGAATGCTGACATAAGTAACGATAATGCGGGTGAAAAACCCGCACGCCGGAAGACCAAGGGTTCCTGTCCAACGTTAATCGGGGCAGGGTGAGTCGACCCCTAAGGCGAGGCCGAAAGGCGTAGTCGATGGGAAACAGGTTAATATTCCTGTACTTGGTGTTACTGCGAAGGGGGGACGGAGAAGGCTATGTTGGCCGGGCGACGGTTGTCCCGGTTTAAGCATGTAGGCGGAGGCTCCAGGTAAATCCGGAACCTTATTAACGCTGAGGTGTGATGACGAGGCACTACGGTGCTGAAGTGACAAATGCCCTGCTTCCAGGAAAAGCCTCTAAGCATCAGGTAACATCAAATCGTACCCCAAACCGACACAGGTGGTCAGGTAGAGAATACCCAGGCGCTTGAGAGAACTCGGGTGAAGGAACTAGGCAAAATGGTGCCGTAACTTCGGGAGAAGGCACGCTGATGGTAGGTGAAGTGACTTGCTCATGGAGCTGAACTCAGTCGAAGATACCAGCTGGCTGCAACTGTTTATTAAAAACACAGCACTGTGCAAACACGAAAGTGGACGTATACGGTGTGACGCCTGCCCGGTGCCGGAAGGTTAATTGATGGGGTTATCCTCGCGGAGAAGCTCTTGATCGAAGCCCCGGTAAACGGCGGCCGTAACTATAACGGTCCTAAGGTAGCGAAATTCCTTGTCGGGTAAGTTCCGACCTGCACGAATGGCGTAATGATGGCCAGGCTGTCTCCACCCGAGACTCAGTGAAATTGAACTCGCTGTGA is a window from the Klebsiella oxytoca genome containing:
- the rbsR gene encoding ribose operon transcriptional repressor RbsR is translated as MATMKDVARIAGVSTSTVSHVINKDRFVSEAITAKVDAAIKSLNYAPSALARSLKLNQTRTIGMLITASTNPFYSELVRGVERSCFERGYSLVLCNTEGDEQRMNRNLETLMQKRVDGLLLLCTETHQPSPEIMQRYPSVPTVMMDWAPFDGDSDLIQDNSLLGGDMATQYLIDKGYTRIACIAGPLDKTPSRLRLEGYQAAMTRAGLAVPEGYVISSDFEFGGGFSAMQKLLALPELPQAVFVGNDAMAVGAYQALYQSGLRIPQDMALVGYDDIELARYMTPPLTTIHQPKDELGELAIDVLIHRMAEPGQKQQRVQLTPELVVRGSA
- a CDS encoding FadR/GntR family transcriptional regulator — encoded protein: MSLSAQQLAAQKNISWVLAEKLAQKILTGEYQPESILPGEMELGEQFGVSRTAVREAVKTLAAKGMLLPRPRIGTRVMPRSSWNFLDKELLAWWLTEDNFSEVVSHFLVMRGSLEPQACFLAAITGTQEQKAQLNALMKEMVELKRNFQRERWIEVDMAWHEHIYEMSGNPFLTSFASLFHSVYHTYFTSITQNEVVKLDLHQAIVDAILENDGTRALSACQALLSTPNHSDK
- the mdtD gene encoding multidrug transporter subunit MdtD, whose translation is MTEKKARSMAGLPWIAAMAFFMQALDATILNTALPAIAHSLNRSPLAMQSAIISYTLTVAMLIPVSGWLADRFGTRKVFIIAVSLFTLGSLACALSNSLMELVIFRVIQGIGGAMMMPVARLALLRAYPRSELLPVLNFVTMPGLVGPILGPVLGGVLVTWASWHWIFLINIPIGIIGIVYARKYMPDFTTPRRRFDTLGFVLFGLSLVLFSSGIELFGEKIVATWIALAVIALSLVLMWAYIRHARRYPTPLISLSLFKTHTFSVGIAGNLATRLGTGCVPFLMPLMLQVGFGYPAIIAGCMIAPTAIGSIIAKSTVTQILRWFGYRKTLVGVTIFIGLMIAQFSLQSPDMSIWMLLLPLFVLGMAMSTQFTSMNTITLADLTDENASSGNSILAVTQQLSISLGVAVSAAVLRFYEGFDSANTIEQFHYTFITMGAITVVSALVFALLRAKDGRNLIKERHKR